From Drosophila santomea strain STO CAGO 1482 chromosome 2R, Prin_Dsan_1.1, whole genome shotgun sequence:
TTGTACCAACTTGGCACTTTGGCACCCCGCGCTTAAAATGGCCGACGGCACCAATACTGGCATGTCATCTTGCCCCTTTCTTCgcgtttcgtttcgttccgTCTCTCGTTCCTTCTTTATTTGCCGGCAAGTCAAACGCAAACGCTGACGTGTACTTTCCGTTTGCGAGGGTCGGAAAATCGGGCAGCGGGCATTGGGCAGCGGGAATCGAATTAAGTTGCAGACGCAACAAGCTGATTAGCCGCGAATCGCACACGCAATGCATTTGGCATAGGATGGCGctcgaccacgcccactcactCACCAGGGGGCGTAGAACATAACCAGCGTCGTCTCATGTTGTTTCAGGGTGGTGGCGAAGTCGTCGTCCCCCAATTCCAGGACATCCTGCTCCGCTCCGGATGAGATGGCAATGAAGCCCAGTAGGAGCACTCCAGCGAGGCGCCACATCATTATTGGGTTTCACTTGGAGCGATATCGGTGAATAATTCAAGTTCAACTGGGCCGTCGACCGCCTACTTCTACAACAAAAACTTAGTACCGGACCGGTTCGGTTTTCTTTAACGATTGAATTCGCTTTTCGCCTCTTTCGCCACGTCGCTTCTTATTCTGCTTCGTCGCAGTGTGACCAGACCTGGTCAGGTCGAAAATACTATACTCACAAGAAAGTTTTACGTTAATAAATTGAGAGCTTTCCTGAtatcaacaaaatataaagCATGTATGTAAATCACTTATTAATTAGCTAATATTTATACTTGTAGTTCCGTAAGCTTAAATTCTTTTCAGCCACACCGAAAGAGTGCGCTCtagatttaaattaatttaaatgataCCGATGTATAATGAAATTTCATCAAATTACCAATTAATCAATGAATTACATTTCATCACCTTCAATTATCAATAGCtagtttttataataatttattgataACTGATTTCGCAATCATGATAATAATTCATTAcaacttaattaatttcacaAAATTAGGAAAACACCTAAGAGCTTATATAGACTTTTATATAAAGGGGTAAACTGATTACTCATGTTTTATTCACAATGAGAAAATGTGTTGAGTCAAGTGAAAGTAAAGTCTAACTAAAAAGCTATTAAGCAGTAggtaaataaatcaattacccatcaatatttaaattaattaatttaaaataattatatttatatttcaaaagaaaaaagtatTGAAGGGAAACATCTTAACATTTAGattgtttacaaatatatatacgtcaaacacattttttaaaaacccAATCTCCGATATTTACTATTAGTAAGACTAGACcgaaagttaaataaattaaatctaacatatggtataaatataaaatttcgACCCGGAtctaaacttaaataaaaaattctgTTTCTAGATACAAAAGTTTCAGAATCATGCTTTTCGAATTCTTACcgttaatttaaaatttctttattttttaaatcacttttttttcatatacatagatatatttaatacaagtGATTTCTTGATATCAATATAATTGAAGAAATCAAACGTAAAAAGAATCCAACCTATTTTTTAAGACACGCAATCGTTATAATTCTATACATTTATTTGCGTTAAATACTCGGTAATTTCGTTAAATTTGTGTAAAAAAAGATTGCATTTCTTGCGTGCAGTGGAAACACCGTAGTGGGAACACTGTTGCTGCGATAGTATCGCTCTTTTGACAGCTGCGCCGCTGCGGTCACACCGCGTGTCAAACGAGGCTTCCTGCGCTCAGCTCTGCCGAACGCTCGTTCACTTTGTTCGAATCCGTCGCCGCTTAGACTTCGTGATTTCTCATTCAGCTTATTCGAGAGTAAGTTTCTTACCTGTGAGACTATAATTAAGTGATTTCTGCAACGGCACTGCAGCCAGCGaacaattaataaacaaatatgcaaCTGAGACGCCGATCTTGTGCATATTTCTAGTGTTTTTCCTGTGTGTGTGATAATCTCTGAAATAACCTATAACTGCGTTTTTGCAAAGTGAAAGGTggccaaaaaagcaaacacgTGGCATGTCTGCAAAGGCGAAAATTTTAACTGGCGTGGCTGCTTTTACCAACCCGGCATTCGCATAGTCATTTTCCGGCATTTTTGCCACATTTTCGTACTGCAATATGGTGCAATTAGTgtgtaattgatttgccacgcccacgccggATACAGAGGTCATCCACCAGATGTGCTAAGTAACACGGGAAAAAAGCGTGGTTTCTCAATTGCCTTTGTCATGGCCTATAGATCTTCTTTATTCTTCCATTTTGCGGCATAGTACTTTAAAATGGCGACCCAGTGGCGTGAGTCAAGTGGGCGAAAAACCTCACCTAGCAACAAGCGAAAAATGTGCTTTTTTCGGGTTTCCAGCCCATTAACATATCTGGTGAAATGGCACTCGCATCTGCTACTTCGCCATTTCCTACCGACCCTATAATTGGTTTTGGTAAAATGGCTGCCACTGCACTATAAGTTCTTGATTAATTCGTAGTGCCCCTctcttttccatttctttcCAATTTTCATTTGTGCCACCGCGGCGAGATCGCTTGCATTTGTACAAGTCACACACGCATACTAGTGTACATCCGCCATTTTGGTCGCTCTCTCTCTTCGTCTCTTACTTGTACTCCGGCCGGCAACAGCgtcacacacatacacaggcATAGATACACACACGCATAGGCAGATAAGCACATGTGTATTCGCGAATTAAATTTGCTGGAATTTTCCTTTGGACTCTTCGATTTGACATGATGATGATTTTTCAGTTCTGCTACTGAAGACAGTTGACGATAGCAAAAATACCAAAATCACTGAACAAAATCGAGTTTCCATttggaattttatttgcacGCTCTTTTTTGTAGTTGCGCCCCTCTCTTTTACCCACATCCATACATGCGGGCACTCGACCTAACCTCAAAAAACACGTTTTGTACGGCTGCCAGAGTTTGAGGTTAGGTTGTGCTCGGGCATGCAAACAAAAGTCGAACGTACGCAAGGGGAATGAGAAAATGTTATACCCACTAATAATTGTAGTCTATTCAGAGTTGCAATCCCACCGAATGCTAACGAATTGTTTTACCCTTTGTTTATTCCAACCTCTCTTGCTCGCCAACCCACCGAACCCTGCAACCTTCCAACGTTCCGCCTCTCCAACACACTTAAATACACACAACAGCCATCGTGTAATCATCCAACATGGGCAAGGAAAAGATTCACATCAACATTGTCGTGATCGGACACGTCGATTCCGGTAAGTCGACCACCACCGGACACTTGATCTACAAGTGCGGTGGTATCGACAAGCGTACCATCGAGAAGTTCGAGAAGGAAGCCCAGGAGATGGGCAAGGGATCCTTCAAGTACGCCTGGGTTTTGGATAAGTTGAAGGCTGAGCGCGAGCGTGGTATCACCATCGATATCGCCCTGTGGAAGTTCGAGACTGCCAAGTACTACGTGACCATCATTGATGCCCCCGGACACAGGGATTTCATCAAGAACATGATCACTGGTACCTCGCAGGCCGATTGCGCCGTGCTGATTGTCGCCGCCGGAACCGGAGAATTCGAGGCCGGTATCTCGAAGAACGGCCAGACCCGCGAGCACGCCCTGCTCGCCTTCACCCTGGGTGTGAAGCAGCTGATCGTTGGTGTGAACAAGATGGACTCGTCCGAGCCCCCATACAGCGAGGCCCGTTATGAGGAAATCAAGAAGGAAGTGTCCTCTTACATCAAGAAGATCGGTTACAACCCAGCTGCCGTTGCTTTCGTGCCCATTTCCGGATGGCACGGCGACAACATGTTGGAACCCTCTACCAACATGAACTGGTTCAAGGGATGGAAGGTGGAGCGCAAGGAGGGTAACGCTGACGGCAAGACCCTGATCGATGCCCTCGATGCCATCCTTCCCCCAGCCCGTCCCACCGACAAGGCCCTGCGTCTGCCCCTGCAGGATGTGTACAAAATTGGCGGTATTGGAACAGTACCCGTGGGCCGTGTGGAGACTGGTGTGCTGAAGCCCGGTACCGTTGTGGTCTTCGCCCCTGCTAACATCACCACTGAGGTCAAGTCCGTGGAGATGCACCACGAGGCCCTGCAGGAGGCCGTTCCCGGAGACAACGTTGGCTTCAACGTCAAGAACGTGTCCGTGAAGGAGCTGCGTCGTGGCTACGTTGCCGGTGACTCCAAGGCTAACCCCCCCAAGGGCGCCGCCGACTTTACCGCTCAGGTCATCGTGCTGAACCACCCCGGTCAGATCGCCAACGGCTACACCCCCGTGTTGGATTGCCACACCGCCCACATTGCTTGCAAGTTCGCTGAGATCAAGGAGAAGGTCGACCGTCGTTCCGGCAAGACCACTGAGGAGAACCCCAAGTTCATCAAGTCTGGCGATGCTGCCATCGTCAACCTGGTGCCCTCCAAGCCCCTGTGCGTGGAGGCCTTCCAGGAGTTCCCCCCTCTGGGTCGCTTCGCTGTGCGTGACATGAGGCAGACCGTCGCTGTCGGTGTCATCAAGGCTGTCAACTTCAAGGATGCCTCCGGTGGCAAGGTCACCAAGGCCGCCGAGAAGGCCACCAAGGGCAAGAAGTAGCTGGTTTGCTTCCactcaacaacaacaacaagcagtagcagcagcatcaaGCAAGTAACCAACATCATAATGCAGCCAACAACACCACTCAAtaccagcaacagcagcagcgagcACAATAGTAGTATAACACCAACACCTGTCCTGCGCAAGATGACCGATAAGATGATGTTCCAGCAGAAGCAAAAGTTTAATTTCTTCCATCGAAAGGAATTTCGACGGATACGAATGCTAAATGCAGTCGAGGCCGCCTAAATTGGGAAACGGTGGATCCCAAGGAAGAGTGCACACTGGGAAAAACACTTGCATTTATGCATCCACTCCTCCTCCATCTCCCCGTCGATCTTTAGTTTACTACATATGATATGATAAGGAGTTGACTTCGTTATGGTATCATATATAGATATCCTCTGTAGCATTTATAATATCGTTTAAATTAACCTTTTTTCTTTGATATGTATCATTTATCTTACCCTATTTTTGCACACACTACTTTGTACACAAGAAAAGAACCAGAATAGAAGCGATAactttatttacaaaaaaataaaaaccctatttttgtatttcttttgtttttaccACCCAGCCACTAAAAGCACCATCTCTTTGGTTGTTGCCTCCTGATTTTCAGCGCTTCGATCGATCATCATCCCCAACTCCAAGTTCACTTACCGCCGATGCCACAAAGTACAAACAAAAGCTAGTTGAAGAGTACAACTGTTGAATCTGACAACAAATACCTCAGTCGTTTTAATAAAGCGAGCATTTGCATCTAAAAAACTCGAAAACTTTATTGCGTTTGGGGCTTATATTTCTGGTCGCAAATAGGGAAAAATGCattgatttattttgcatGTGAAAAATTATTAACGGAAAAACTGATTTACATAGATTTGCAAAGGGTAAATGAATGACAAATGGATTCATTTAGaagtgcttttattttattaaatatttttgatatataGTTCTGCCTTTgtaaaattcataaaaaacgTTAAAAAATCtctaaaatataaatatcagGAAGCTAAAAGTAAGTTGTATAGGATTAATTATAACTATATATTTACAATAGCGCATTTTGCACAAAAAGGTGAAACAGGTGTGTTTAGGCTAAAATATGAATTTAGTTAAGTGGATGCACCCGCTGATCTCTATTTGTCCAGCACAAACGGCGGATCGACGTAGTCGTGAAGGTGTCTTCTCTGCGAATTGGTCTCGTCATCATCGCGCTCCCTAGGATCCTCGTATCGGATGCCCTCGGCTGAGATAATGGCGCTCTTCATAAGGTATTTGCTGAACCTTTGTATTTGCATATTCGTGATGCTGTCTAGTACCCAGTAGGGGTCGAGATAGATGCGGTCGTCCACGGCGCGTCGTTTGTCCCCTATGACGTACTTGGCCTTGAAGCGGTTCTCGGTCAGGGTGGCGCCGCCCAGCAGAAGCAGCTCCTTCATATTGTTAAACTGCACCGGTCGGCAGAGGGAGGACACATAAAATGGTTCCATGAAGCGAAACAACTCACAGTGGTAGTGGACGCCAAAGGCCTGCCTTTCTGTACGGCAAATCTGAAGGATTAAGAACGGATTTGAGTTAATAGGTAGCTAATGGTGGGCGCAAAGGTCTGGTCTTACCTCGATTGCACGCGAAAACCTGGTCAGTTCATAGGGCTCTTCACCGATCCACTTGCCTGCCCGAATGGATGCCAATACCCACTGGTAACTGACGATCCAGACTCCGCGCATCAAACCACGCAGGAGATTCAGGGTTCGACGCGGCTCCAGGCTAACCAGGTGGGTGGTGCGCTTAGTCACGGTGGGATCCAGCCGCATGCCGCGTAACTTGCGCAGGGCCTGGGATTGAAGGCGGTTTTCGATTAGGATTTATTACCGCACggatattatttattcaacTGTGCGGGAGGCTTTACAAATTAGGGACTACTTTTTCAATCTACCGAGTGTTGTTTATGCTTAATCAATAATTAATATGGGCCATTAACGAGTTGCGAATATGCTAATTTACAAACTAGTACGGTTTACTAACTAATCCATTACTGGAGTTGCCTAACTGGGTATACAATGGTTACAATCAGAGGAAGATGTGGATGGTGTATTGGTCACTCCGTCGTGTTACCAACCTTGTGGATGACGTTGATCTGCTCTTGGTGCATGTTTGTGTGGACTAGCGTGCGAATCCGTGAACGTGGTTTCCCCTTCGGCTTTTCCTCCTCTTCGCCTGTGATTGAAATGGATTCCTCCCCTTCTGGAACGGCATTCAACGAAGCTTCGGATGTCTCTACATTGTTTTTGGAATTTTCTGCCTGCGTGGGTGTGTCACCTTTGGAAAGAGCAGTCGGGGCACACATCTCTGCTGATGAAGATTTGGCTGGAGTGGCTAATGAGCGTCGACGCTTCTGCACGGAGCTCGAGGACCCTGCTATGCTCAAACGACTCTTTCTGTTACTTTTCGGTGGCGAAATGACCACCTCGTCGTTGGGATTGAAAAGGCGCCGCCTTTTGGGCTCTTGATGTGCGTCTGGCTCTGCTTGCGGTGGTTTTTGTTCAGTTACTTTGTGGGACTCGCCCAACTCCGCCTCATTAGCCAAGGCTAGCGACATTCGATGCGATGCATTCATTTTTTCGATGCTTTCGTTGATCAcgtccatgtccatgttgAAAATGGTTCGCCTGCGATTTCCTGTGGACTGGCCTGTGGGCAGTCGTGTGGAGCTGAACAGCGGCGTTACTTGTCCTTCGGCAACGTTGCTGAGCGACTGCCCTAGCTCGGAGCTCGACTTGGCCACGCTGCGCCGACGAGGGGAACTTATGTCCATGCATTCTGAGGCATAGAGCGTGCCACGTCTGTCCGCTTTATATGAAGCTTCTGCCTCCACGGCGGTTATCTCTATCGATTGCTCAACACAATCAGTTTTGTTGATTATACTGGTCTGGACCATAACTATTGAATTCCTGTTCTCTTCTACGGGAGCCAGCTCCTCCGTTATGGTTTTAATAGTTTGCCTTTGGGCTGTTTCTTCTGGCTGCTTGGCAGTCGCTAGCAATGAGCTCCGGCGACGAGTCATTCTGGGTTCTGCAACTGCGGTTTGAGCTGGATCAGTCTCGTGAATGACCGTGGAAGTCAGTAGCGAACTCCTGCGGCGGGTCATTCTCGTATCCGTTGCAAGGGGACTGCTGATTTCCGCAACGCAGCTTCGACGACGAGTGGTGCGGACTGGTGGTGTCATTACCGGTGGTGGATCCACTGTACTCCGTCGTGGGCGTGAAGTGGTCGAAGGTTTTGGCGGGAGGGTACTGGTGCCCGTTTGCTCTCCAAATTGCAGACTCTTTTGGGCCTGCACTTTCTCGGCCACTGCATCTCCACTGCCATTGGTTCCCAACAGCTGGGTAGTAGCCACTGCTGGCAAAGGAGTGTAGCAGCCACTGCTTATCctatgtataaataatttggcTATTTAGTTAACAAGTCTTTTGTACAGGTCCACTATTGAAAAACACACCTGTTGAGTAGTTTGGTGGCTGGCGAATCTATCTCCTCATTATCCGatggttttttgttgttgatgGCTTTAAAAAAGCGGCTGATGTCATTctggaaaaaagaaaacatttaaaattttaataaaaggaaatattgTAAAATAGTGTGATGAGTAGAAATAGTGATCATGACTACTGATAATAGCGCATCAAATTtcgaaaatatgtaaatgtatgcaataaattatatatattactcATAATGATTATTTACCAGAccagtatatatgtacatatccaTTAAAATTAGTATACggatattttaattcaagTCTTAAAGgtgtaaatattaaatttttttatatatttatttgtgtaccatttaaatataaaatatgtaatacTGTGCTTATTTACCTTTGGTGTGCTGGTTGTTGGAGTTCCGGGCTGGGCTCGTTTATTAGCCGATCCTGGTTCATTGTCTTTGGAGGATGTAGGTGTTCCTTGGCGCTTACGGGGTCGCTGACTCAACTCGGAGTCCGGCTGCATGAACTTAACGCGCTGTGAGTTTGGGGATTTAAAAATTAGTTAACGCTACGTTGGTGCAATTTTGGCGAGCAGCTGATGCCCTTTGGTGTTATTGTTGATGCTGCGGATGCTGCCGACTTTTTGCCCGACTCTGTCAGTCATGTTGACTAGAAAACactgttttatttgtttataactACGTGATAGCTGGCCcgttgtttaaataaaaaaccttCTTATCTACAATGAGACCATCTCGCTGCCTGAGAGGATGGTTCCATCAAGCCGTAATCGATAGTACATGCTCATGCGTTAAATGagtatttaataaaattacaaGTTTAATATATGTTGATAATTAAACATTTAGTTGCTCTTTGGTTGTGATTTTTGAATACAGGCGCCTTTCGAGTGTCATCCCTAGCGCGCGTCGTCAATCGATAGACGGCAGATAGACGCCAGCGATAGCACTATCGATTGCCGGGGCACACAGCCAGCGGCCCTATAAAAGTTGCTTTTTGTGGGGCTGTCAGCTCAGTCAGCGGCTCATTCACCAGTTTCCGACGCGCTCTAGTAGAgctagtatacctttttatCAACCCGTCAGTATTACGCGTCTCCCCAAAATTCCCCCGCCGCCCGAAACTCAATAGCATTCCGTAAAAACAACACGATAAGCAGCAACAAGTGTTCCAGAGATTCCCTTGAAACATACAGAATCTAAAATTGGTTCTCAGTTGTTTTGTTTACCCTGCAAGTGCCCAAGAACGTGGCACATTTTCAATTGTGGGTAAACAATTGCTGCGCAACAATTAAGAAACTTGTTCTCCCTGTGCACGCGAACAAATCTTGGGAGCACAATTCCATACCAGCCGGTGACGGGCACGGAAGAGGAGCTCTAATTACAAGATGATTCCAGGCTATGGACCCGTCACGCAGGCTCTGCTGGGCACCCTGCTAACCTGGGGACTCACCGCTGCCGGCGCCGCCCTAGTGATCTTCGTTCGGGGTAACCAGCGGAGGTCTCTGGACGCCGCCCTGGGATTTGCAGCTGGCGTGATGATAGCAGCCTCGTTTTGGTCACTTCTCAAGCCGGCCATCGAGATGGCCGAGAGTTCTCACTTGTACGGAGTATACGCCTTTCTGCCAGTCGCTGGAGGCTTCCTCTTGGGATCCATCTTCGTCTATGGATGCGACAAACTGATGTCATACCTGGGCCTCAACAGCACCAACATGATGATCCAGATGACGCAGTCGAAAGACAAGGCGGACATAGCCATCGAGGACTCGAAGCGCAATGGAGTAGCCTCCGATAGGTTGGCCTCCAAGAGTCTGGACAGCTTCTCCGACTGCCTCAGCGTGCAGCATAGCGGCGAATCGAGGCGCCGAAAGAAGGGGGCTAGCATCAACGAGATGGAGCAGTGCACATATACCACACCAGAGGAACAACAGCGTGCCGAAGAGGCCCTGTCCCAGTGGAAGAGGATTATGCTCTTGGTGGTGGCCATCACGGTCCACAATATCCCCGAAGGACTGGCTGTGGGCGTAAGCTTTGGCGCAATTGGCTCCACTAATTCATCGACCTTTGAGAGCGCCCGCAATTTggccattggcattggcattcaGAACTTCCCCGAGGGATTGGCCGTCAGCTTGCCACTGCATGCCGCGGGATTCAGCGTGAAGCGGGCTCTTTGGTACGGACAACTGTCCGGAATGGTGGAGCCTATTTTTGGAGTACTGGGTGCCGTGGCTGTGACCTTTGCCAACCTGATCCTGCCCTACGCATTGTCTTTTGCGGCCGGTGCCATGATCTATATTGTGTCGGACGATATCCTGCCCGAGGCCCATGCCAGCGGAAATGGAACGATCGCCACATGGGGCACTGTGTCCGGCTTCCTGATCATGATGTGTCTGGAGGTGGCGCTGTCGTGAGGAACCAACGGCTCGCCTTCGCCCGCCTCGCAGACTTCATAAGCTAGTGCTAAACTCAAAGATTCCACTGTACTTAACGCAAGATTATGCTGGCTTGTAAATATAAGCATGCTTTGTACAAATCTCAGAACCAGCCCAAACGAGAATCTAATAATCTAACGTAGAGTGTAAGTTTTGTAGAAAGAAGCTTGACAACCAGAGATGCCGCGGCGACATCCGTGCAattgtgtatctgtgtatctgtgcaCTGTACAGCATTCCCAGCGAGTTATGTAAATGAACTGTTCTAggaaaaattgtaaacaaacgTGCATGTGAATTAGGTTTTAAGTTGTCACCGGCGTCCAGTAGCTTGTGTCTTTTTTAACCGTCTAATATCTAAGTAATAAACTAAACGAATTGAAATGAACATCTCTCAGTTGCACCCACTTGCTTTTTCTCCGCACAAATGTAGCTGTCTCCGTCCGGACAACTTCCTGGCCGTTTCTGGGGCCATACGATAGCTGATAAAAGCGAGTAAATTCAATTAGATAACCCGGAGAACCAACAACACAGCTGGTTGACTCGCTGTCAGCCAGTGATAAGTGATAAGAATCTGTCCGACACGAAGAGTTCCCAATATTGCGCGTATTCCGTGTTTGAGATACGTGCAGTTTCAGACGGCCCGCGGCCCTGCGATTCTGCTCGCCATTTTCTGGATTAACTAATCATTTcagatatgtatgtactcGCACAAGTGCCGCGTTCCACAGTCCACCCACTGGGATCGTGGTCATCAGCAAATGTGTTCGATAAGACCTCTTGGAGGCTATCTATTGTACAATTTCCATATAGTTGTTTATATGCGCCATAAAACTATAAACTCTACCGGAATAGCCCATTAGTGGGGGGCATATCTCAAG
This genomic window contains:
- the LOC120444382 gene encoding elongation factor 1-alpha 1, which codes for MGKEKIHINIVVIGHVDSGKSTTTGHLIYKCGGIDKRTIEKFEKEAQEMGKGSFKYAWVLDKLKAERERGITIDIALWKFETAKYYVTIIDAPGHRDFIKNMITGTSQADCAVLIVAAGTGEFEAGISKNGQTREHALLAFTLGVKQLIVGVNKMDSSEPPYSEARYEEIKKEVSSYIKKIGYNPAAVAFVPISGWHGDNMLEPSTNMNWFKGWKVERKEGNADGKTLIDALDAILPPARPTDKALRLPLQDVYKIGGIGTVPVGRVETGVLKPGTVVVFAPANITTEVKSVEMHHEALQEAVPGDNVGFNVKNVSVKELRRGYVAGDSKANPPKGAADFTAQVIVLNHPGQIANGYTPVLDCHTAHIACKFAEIKEKVDRRSGKTTEENPKFIKSGDAAIVNLVPSKPLCVEAFQEFPPLGRFAVRDMRQTVAVGVIKAVNFKDASGGKVTKAAEKATKGKK
- the LOC120444660 gene encoding microcephalin; translation: MDKFLLRNPTWKTKTYGSVVASSTAAAKKTAASPIRRPLQDSNLGDSRSKPAAPAPKSLSQAPADDQVARDRLMHKPALAVSKAISQHRSEFHQDQNQNQEGAERAGATPAPPIGAATPTRQEGHWARLQQDLNSPNAALRLRAIRALKSPTKSAYNTFDVPLAEQSIITMEERNPQEPPSLPELLKDIVVYVEVRTGNDNRSEGVKTIIAKMGAQVKDRLTRTTTHVVFKDGQLSTYKKAAEWNIPVVSILWIEACKVQRKICDPKQFPISNIRMYEYPELYGKMPRVKFMQPDSELSQRPRKRQGTPTSSKDNEPGSANKRAQPGTPTTSTPKNDISRFFKAINNKKPSDNEEIDSPATKLLNRISSGCYTPLPAVATTQLLGTNGSGDAVAEKVQAQKSLQFGEQTGTSTLPPKPSTTSRPRRSTVDPPPVMTPPVRTTRRRSCVAEISSPLATDTRMTRRRSSLLTSTVIHETDPAQTAVAEPRMTRRRSSLLATAKQPEETAQRQTIKTITEELAPVEENRNSIVMVQTSIINKTDCVEQSIEITAVEAEASYKADRRGTLYASECMDISSPRRRSVAKSSSELGQSLSNVAEGQVTPLFSSTRLPTGQSTGNRRRTIFNMDMDVINESIEKMNASHRMSLALANEAELGESHKVTEQKPPQAEPDAHQEPKRRRLFNPNDEVVISPPKSNRKSRLSIAGSSSSVQKRRRSLATPAKSSSAEMCAPTALSKGDTPTQAENSKNNVETSEASLNAVPEGEESISITGEEEEKPKGKPRSRIRTLVHTNMHQEQINVIHKALRKLRGMRLDPTVTKRTTHLVSLEPRRTLNLLRGLMRGVWIVSYQWVLASIRAGKWIGEEPYELTRFSRAIEICRTERQAFGVHYHCELFRFMEPFYVSSLCRPVQFNNMKELLLLGGATLTENRFKAKYVIGDKRRAVDDRIYLDPYWVLDSITNMQIQRFSKYLMKSAIISAEGIRYEDPRERDDDETNSQRRHLHDYVDPPFVLDK
- the LOC120444661 gene encoding zinc transporter ZIP11; the protein is MIPGYGPVTQALLGTLLTWGLTAAGAALVIFVRGNQRRSLDAALGFAAGVMIAASFWSLLKPAIEMAESSHLYGVYAFLPVAGGFLLGSIFVYGCDKLMSYLGLNSTNMMIQMTQSKDKADIAIEDSKRNGVASDRLASKSLDSFSDCLSVQHSGESRRRKKGASINEMEQCTYTTPEEQQRAEEALSQWKRIMLLVVAITVHNIPEGLAVGVSFGAIGSTNSSTFESARNLAIGIGIQNFPEGLAVSLPLHAAGFSVKRALWYGQLSGMVEPIFGVLGAVAVTFANLILPYALSFAAGAMIYIVSDDILPEAHASGNGTIATWGTVSGFLIMMCLEVALS